In one window of Cynocephalus volans isolate mCynVol1 chromosome 6, mCynVol1.pri, whole genome shotgun sequence DNA:
- the GNPTG gene encoding N-acetylglucosamine-1-phosphotransferase subunit gamma isoform X4, with translation MAAGLACLLLLVVLAACGPAPAGAVRMKVVEEPNTFGLNNPFLAQTNRLQPRRDPSPASGPMHLFRLSGKCFSLVESTYKYEFCPFHNVTQHEQTFRWNAYSGILGIWHEWEIVNNTFAGMWMRDGDSCHSRSRQSKVELTCGTSNQLAHVSEPSTCIYALTFETPLVCHPHSLLVYPALPEALQQRWDQVEQDLADELITPQGYEKSLRVLFEDAGYLKTPGDTEPTQQEGRPKGVELETLESCRKAHEELSQEIKKLRSLLTQHGIPYTKPIGQSQY, from the exons ATGGCGGCGGGGCTGGCGTGTCTTCTGCTGCTGGTCGTGCTCGCGGCGTGTG GGCCCGCGCCGGCCGGCGCCGTGAGGATGAAAGTGGTGGAGGAACCCAACACGTTCGG ACTGAACAACCCGTTCCTGGCCCAGACCAACCGCCTGCAGCCCAGGAGGGATCCTTCGCCCGCGTCCG GGCCCATGCATCTCTTTAGACTTTCTGGCAAGTGCTTCAGCCTGGTGGAGTCCAC GTACAAGTATGAGTTCTGCCCTTTCCATAATGTGACCCAGCATGAGCAGACATTCCGCTGGAACGCCTACAGTGGGATCCTCGG CATCTGGCACGAGTGGGAAATTGTCAACAACACCTTTGCTGGCATGTGGATGAGGGATGGTGACTCCTGCCACTCCCGGAGCCGGCAGAgcaag GTGGAGCTCACCTGTGGAACAAGCAACCAACTGGCCCACGTGTCCGAGCCGAGTACCTGCATATACGCACTGACATTCGAGACCCCCCTCGTCTGCCACCCTCACTCTTTGTTAG TGTACCCTGCCCTGCCGGAGGCCCTGCAGCAGCGATGGGACCAGGTGGAGCAGGACCTGGCCGATGAGCTCATCACTCCCCAG GGCTATGAGAAGTCATTGAGAGTGCTTTTTGAGGATGCTGGCTACCTAAAGACCCCAGGAGATACAGAACCCACCCAGCAGGAAGGACGTCCTAAGGGTGTGGAGTTGGAGACACTAGAAAGCTGCAGAAAG GCACACGAAGAACTGTCACAGGAGATAAAAAAGCTTAGAAGTTTGCTTACCCAGCACGGCATCCCCTACACAAAGCCCATAG GACAGTCCCAATACTGA
- the GNPTG gene encoding N-acetylglucosamine-1-phosphotransferase subunit gamma isoform X3 produces MAAGLACLLLLVVLAACGPAPAGAVRMKVVEEPNTFGLNNPFLAQTNRLQPRRDPSPASGPMHLFRLSGKCFSLVESTYKYEFCPFHNVTQHEQTFRWNAYSGILGIWHEWEIVNNTFAGMWMRDGDSCHSRSRQSKVELTCGTSNQLAHVSEPSTCIYALTFETPLVCHPHSLLVYPALPEALQQRWDQVEQDLADELITPQGYEKSLRVLFEDAGYLKTPGDTEPTQQEGRPKGVELETLESCRKAHEELSQEIKKLRSLLTQHGIPYTKPIEETAWPRLQSTEAATL; encoded by the exons ATGGCGGCGGGGCTGGCGTGTCTTCTGCTGCTGGTCGTGCTCGCGGCGTGTG GGCCCGCGCCGGCCGGCGCCGTGAGGATGAAAGTGGTGGAGGAACCCAACACGTTCGG ACTGAACAACCCGTTCCTGGCCCAGACCAACCGCCTGCAGCCCAGGAGGGATCCTTCGCCCGCGTCCG GGCCCATGCATCTCTTTAGACTTTCTGGCAAGTGCTTCAGCCTGGTGGAGTCCAC GTACAAGTATGAGTTCTGCCCTTTCCATAATGTGACCCAGCATGAGCAGACATTCCGCTGGAACGCCTACAGTGGGATCCTCGG CATCTGGCACGAGTGGGAAATTGTCAACAACACCTTTGCTGGCATGTGGATGAGGGATGGTGACTCCTGCCACTCCCGGAGCCGGCAGAgcaag GTGGAGCTCACCTGTGGAACAAGCAACCAACTGGCCCACGTGTCCGAGCCGAGTACCTGCATATACGCACTGACATTCGAGACCCCCCTCGTCTGCCACCCTCACTCTTTGTTAG TGTACCCTGCCCTGCCGGAGGCCCTGCAGCAGCGATGGGACCAGGTGGAGCAGGACCTGGCCGATGAGCTCATCACTCCCCAG GGCTATGAGAAGTCATTGAGAGTGCTTTTTGAGGATGCTGGCTACCTAAAGACCCCAGGAGATACAGAACCCACCCAGCAGGAAGGACGTCCTAAGGGTGTGGAGTTGGAGACACTAGAAAGCTGCAGAAAG GCACACGAAGAACTGTCACAGGAGATAAAAAAGCTTAGAAGTTTGCTTACCCAGCACGGCATCCCCTACACAAAGCCCATAG AGGAGACAGCATGGCCACGACTGCAGAGCACAGAGGCAGCTACACTATAG
- the UNKL gene encoding putative E3 ubiquitin-protein ligase UNKL isoform X2, which translates to MTPPQQPPPLRSEPGTLGSSASSYSSLGLNGVPGSIWDFVSGSFSPSPSPILNAGPTPSSASPNGAELARVRRQLDEARRRIRQWEESWQQVKQACDAWQREAQEAKERARVADSDRQLALQRKEEVEAQVKQLQEELEGLGLSSSLSGLRSCGDIGTIPLSKLHSLQSQLRLDLEAVDGVIFQLRAKQCVACQEQPRGATLQPCQHRVLCEPCAAGAPECPYCKSQPLQW; encoded by the exons ATGACGCCCCCCCAGCAGCCGCCGCCCCTCAGGTCGGAGCCGGGCACTCTGGGCTCCTCAGCCTCGTCCTACAGCTCCCTAG GCTTGAACGGTGTCCCTGGGAGCATCTGGGACTTTGTTTCTGGCAGCTTCTCTCCCAGCCCGTCCCCCATCCTGAATGCAGGCCCCACACCCTCAAGTGCAAGTCCAAATGGTGCTGAACTGGCACGGGTCAGGCGGCAGCTGGATGAGGCCAGGAGGAGGATTAGGCAATGGGAGGAGTCCTGGCAGCAGGTGAAGCAG GCCTGTGACGCATGGCAACGAGAGGCTCAGGAGGCCAAGGAGCGCGCCCGTGTAGCAGACAGCGACCGGCAGCTGGCActgcagaggaaggaggaggtggaggcCCAGGTGAAACAGCTGCAGGAGGAACTCGAGGGCCTGGGCCTATCATCCTCACTGTCTGGGCTGCGGAGCTGTGGTGACATCGGCACCATCCCTCTGTCCAAGCTGCACTCCCTGCAGAGCCAGCTGCGCCTGGATTTGGAAGCTGTGGACGGG GTGATCTTCCAGCTCCGCGCCAAGCAGTGTGTGGCTTGCCAGGAGCAGCCCCGTGGCGCCACACTGCAGCCCTGCCAGCACCGGGTTCTCTGTGAGCCATGTGCAGCTGGTGCACCTGAGTGCCCCTACTGCAAGAGCCAGCCCCTGCAGTGGTGA
- the GNPTG gene encoding N-acetylglucosamine-1-phosphotransferase subunit gamma isoform X1 — translation MAAGLACLLLLVVLAACGPAPAGAVRMKVVEEPNTFGLNNPFLAQTNRLQPRRDPSPASGPMHLFRLSGKCFSLVESTYKYEFCPFHNVTQHEQTFRWNAYSGILGIWHEWEIVNNTFAGMWMRDGDSCHSRSRQSKVELTCGTSNQLAHVSEPSTCIYALTFETPLVCHPHSLLVYPALPEALQQRWDQVEQDLADELITPQGYEKSLRVLFEDAGYLKTPGDTEPTQQEGRPKGVELETLESCRKAHEELSQEIKKLRSLLTQHGIPYTKPIEPTWSPEDLGTPAGSRHPRPPTPLHPQNVSPGDTPRSGAPARFHRTNRSSL, via the exons ATGGCGGCGGGGCTGGCGTGTCTTCTGCTGCTGGTCGTGCTCGCGGCGTGTG GGCCCGCGCCGGCCGGCGCCGTGAGGATGAAAGTGGTGGAGGAACCCAACACGTTCGG ACTGAACAACCCGTTCCTGGCCCAGACCAACCGCCTGCAGCCCAGGAGGGATCCTTCGCCCGCGTCCG GGCCCATGCATCTCTTTAGACTTTCTGGCAAGTGCTTCAGCCTGGTGGAGTCCAC GTACAAGTATGAGTTCTGCCCTTTCCATAATGTGACCCAGCATGAGCAGACATTCCGCTGGAACGCCTACAGTGGGATCCTCGG CATCTGGCACGAGTGGGAAATTGTCAACAACACCTTTGCTGGCATGTGGATGAGGGATGGTGACTCCTGCCACTCCCGGAGCCGGCAGAgcaag GTGGAGCTCACCTGTGGAACAAGCAACCAACTGGCCCACGTGTCCGAGCCGAGTACCTGCATATACGCACTGACATTCGAGACCCCCCTCGTCTGCCACCCTCACTCTTTGTTAG TGTACCCTGCCCTGCCGGAGGCCCTGCAGCAGCGATGGGACCAGGTGGAGCAGGACCTGGCCGATGAGCTCATCACTCCCCAG GGCTATGAGAAGTCATTGAGAGTGCTTTTTGAGGATGCTGGCTACCTAAAGACCCCAGGAGATACAGAACCCACCCAGCAGGAAGGACGTCCTAAGGGTGTGGAGTTGGAGACACTAGAAAGCTGCAGAAAG GCACACGAAGAACTGTCACAGGAGATAAAAAAGCTTAGAAGTTTGCTTACCCAGCACGGCATCCCCTACACAAAGCCCATAG AGCCCACCTGGTCcccagaggacttggggacccctGCAGGCAGCCGGCACCCCAGGCCCCCAACTCCACTCCACCCCCAGAATGTGAGCCCTGGAGACACGCCCAGGAGTGGAGCGCCAGCCAGATTCCACAGAACTAACCGGAGTAGCTTATAG
- the GNPTG gene encoding N-acetylglucosamine-1-phosphotransferase subunit gamma isoform X2 — protein MAAGLACLLLLVVLAACGPAPAGAVRMKVVEEPNTFGLNNPFLAQTNRLQPRRDPSPASGPMHLFRLSGKCFSLVESTYKYEFCPFHNVTQHEQTFRWNAYSGILGIWHEWEIVNNTFAGMWMRDGDSCHSRSRQSKVELTCGTSNQLAHVSEPSTCIYALTFETPLVCHPHSLLVYPALPEALQQRWDQVEQDLADELITPQGYEKSLRVLFEDAGYLKTPGDTEPTQQEGRPKGVELETLESCRKAHEELSQEIKKLRSLLTQHGIPYTKPIETSRSEHLGHTSPTAGPPEQLQGDPGLPVKVL, from the exons ATGGCGGCGGGGCTGGCGTGTCTTCTGCTGCTGGTCGTGCTCGCGGCGTGTG GGCCCGCGCCGGCCGGCGCCGTGAGGATGAAAGTGGTGGAGGAACCCAACACGTTCGG ACTGAACAACCCGTTCCTGGCCCAGACCAACCGCCTGCAGCCCAGGAGGGATCCTTCGCCCGCGTCCG GGCCCATGCATCTCTTTAGACTTTCTGGCAAGTGCTTCAGCCTGGTGGAGTCCAC GTACAAGTATGAGTTCTGCCCTTTCCATAATGTGACCCAGCATGAGCAGACATTCCGCTGGAACGCCTACAGTGGGATCCTCGG CATCTGGCACGAGTGGGAAATTGTCAACAACACCTTTGCTGGCATGTGGATGAGGGATGGTGACTCCTGCCACTCCCGGAGCCGGCAGAgcaag GTGGAGCTCACCTGTGGAACAAGCAACCAACTGGCCCACGTGTCCGAGCCGAGTACCTGCATATACGCACTGACATTCGAGACCCCCCTCGTCTGCCACCCTCACTCTTTGTTAG TGTACCCTGCCCTGCCGGAGGCCCTGCAGCAGCGATGGGACCAGGTGGAGCAGGACCTGGCCGATGAGCTCATCACTCCCCAG GGCTATGAGAAGTCATTGAGAGTGCTTTTTGAGGATGCTGGCTACCTAAAGACCCCAGGAGATACAGAACCCACCCAGCAGGAAGGACGTCCTAAGGGTGTGGAGTTGGAGACACTAGAAAGCTGCAGAAAG GCACACGAAGAACTGTCACAGGAGATAAAAAAGCTTAGAAGTTTGCTTACCCAGCACGGCATCCCCTACACAAAGCCCATAG AAACCTCCCGCTCTGAGCACTTGGGCCACACGTCACCCACAGCCGGGCCCCCAGAGCAGTTGCAAGGTGACCCGGGGCTGCCTGTGAAGGTCTTGTGA